aaaaacccatgaaactttgcacacgcgtcagaagtggtgaaaatttacatctgatatgggtttcagaattaggtgtggcaaaatggctcaatagcgccacctacaaaatttcaattaagcgcccttcgtgctacatttcacgtacagttatgaaattcggtagacagatgtaacagcccaatacctacaaaaaagccccgggtgcaaagtttgtaaacccaacaggaagtgagatattttgaattttctctacaaaattttggcagtttttgccatttccacatgttgtactttaacaaactcctcctagagctttaatcagatcaacatcatatttggtcagtctaatctaaaggcctttgagacgttaaattgcgaagatctagagttttcgctgaaaggcatgtccgtggcggcctggcaaagttcgatgtttcgccatgaaacaggaagttgttgtaactcgggcatacgaTGTTGGATCTgtcccaaacttcacatgttttattagagtcctgacctgaagacatctatatgacaatattcagtaacagtcatagcgccacctgggggcaacaggaaatgacatgttttacactgtgattaactcctcatagagattaaaccagatcaacatcatatatggccagtctaatcttaaggcctttgagatgttaaattgcaaagatcttgagttttcgttgaaggttGTGTCCGTGGTGGACTGACAaattctgatgtttcgccatgaaagatgaagctgttgtaactcaagcatacaatgtccgatctgctccaaacttcacatgtgtgataagagtcctggcctaaagacatctatatgacaatattcagttagccatagcgccacctgctggcaacaggaaatggcatgctttacactgtaattcactaccagatTCATGTTTCAttatgccacgaagtaccaaacatgctagaaacacgttaaattatgcaacacttggctgagtgctaatgtatgcaaaTAACGCAatgaaagaaacaggaagttgttgtaactcaggcatacaatgtccgatctgtttcaaacttcacatgttcgaTGATAGTCCttgcctgaagacatcaacatggcaatattcagtgacggtcaaagcgccacctgttggccacaggaagtgtggcatttcgaaatgactttggcataattctcctgtattcactcgcttacatgcatgtcgcccactgttcactgttttcctaaggccaacgggtggcggtgagcccgggtgcgagggccctttcatcgctgcttgcagctttaatttttcAGCTATAATTGTTTTGTTGCATAGATAGTTGCTTGCATAAGTTGTAATGCACTTAAAAACATACTGAAAACTCTGTTGTAATTTTGAACCATTTTACCAATAATCTTGTGATTTCCTCTTTCAGATTAAATGTTCTATTGCTTGACAATCTGCCTCTCTGTCTTTTGTCCTAAGAGTTTAGCTGTCAAAAGGCCAGTATAACACACAATATTTGCTactgcagcttcaaaacatGTTTCTTGTATGCCTGCTCATCTGTGTTGTGCTGAGAGCATTCAGTGCTCAGGCAAAAGTGGTCGAAACCTTTGCAGAGTGTAAAGAGTTTTTCTATGATGACAAAGAACCAGTTGGGATGGATCAGAATGCCAAGAAAATCTGTCAAAAGTTGGTAAAAGGAGGCTTTTATTATGCTACACTCTATTCGGTTCACCACAGAATTCCCCTCTACAGTGCCTACACACTTGGTGCTGAttgtaaaaatgaaaaggaaaacATCTGGCGCATAGAGCCACAGGTATGTGCTTCACTGTCTAACAAAAGACTTTCATTAGCAATTTTGGCTCTGCATTACATAAGAAGCAGTGCAGTTGTGTTCATTTAATTGGATTAGTGGTCTGcgttataaaatatattagatGGATAGTTCTTCTTTGCACTTAAAATAGtaattgtacaattgtacaatcgtaaaatttaatttaccatggcatagttgaataacaagagttcagtacatggaaatgacatacagtgagtctcaaactccattgtttcctccttatgtaaatctcatttgtttaaaagacctccgaagaacaggcaaatctacataacaccgactgtaatgcaacagtcgggatcattaatatgtacgcccccaatatttgcatatacaagcaaggacaatagcgaaaaatggcagactgAGCGATAATAACTTTTATAACTGTAAGGTGAACTATATTTAAtggtaaattgtctttctaaatgcttcgttagcatgttgctaatgtacacGCACTGAATCTGCACATTTTTAATCccaccccaaaataggcagttaaaacatggtacaataaaaaaaaatctatggggtattttgagttgaaacttcacagacacattcaggggacaccttagacttttaTTACACCAGAGACATATTGCATCTTGTGAAATagtgttctagggcacctttaaatataattaaagacaaagaaggcaggaagaaaaaaaaatgtttctataAAATTTAGGGGGAAAAAAGTGAAACCAAATATTATAGCATTAAATTACTCTTctaacattatatttttttctgcagatTTCCGATACTAACATTGATTATATGGTCCCTGAGAATGACCCTACCAtagataaaaacattattaaagtaaATCAATCCATGAGCAGTGACTACAAAGAAAACAATGTCAACAATGACATCAAATATGATCGTGGACACCTGAACCCCAACTGTTTCCAATACAAAGAAGGCCGTAAAGCAACATTTACACTGACCAATGCTGCTCCAATGGTTCCTCGCTTTAACCGAGTCCACTGGTGTAAATGGGAGACAACTTTGAAGAGATTTTTAAAACAGCTTAACATTGATGGAAAAGCGTACATTGTCACAGGCACGGTACCCAGTGCAAATGTCCGAATACCAAAGGACTCCAAAAGGGTCACGGTGCCCTCTCACGTCTGGACGGCAGTCTGCTATTATCACAGCAACGATGACACAAAGTCTTTTTCCTTCGGTTACATAGGACAAAATCATCCGATCGACAACATAAAACTGATGAGTGTTTCAGCCCTGAATGTTCAGGTTAGTCAACTCTATACTACGCTCATGCAAACTGCTCAGTCAGTTAGAATTTTCCATAATGACTGTTTTGAAGACCACTATAATAATTTCAAAGAGACATTGAACAATGCGTTTCACAAATCGAGAAAGCGAGAAAGGGATTCTGAATATGAGGAGTTCCGCAAAAGGTACGCATCAGAGCAGTCAGATGTGGAAAGCCTGTTGGTCCCAGAGAAGCAGAAGCCTGCAGCTGATGGCTGTTTGGATGACACTGAATGTTGTGACAGCTGTCAAAGTGATGAGGGAGATGAACCCTACAAAtatggtgaaaaaaaagtgtgtggCTATACGGATAATAACAATAAGAATCGGCACGAGTGCTGTACTTCTGATGACTGCTTCTCTGCGGTGAATGAGAAAACCTGCAAGCCTGAACACCCCTGTGGCTACTATGGTGAAAAGTACCTGTGGTGCTACACTACTGATAGCAGCTGGTATGACAGCTGGGATTATTGTTGCACAGATTGTAGTCAGTAGttggtttaaaatgtttattgcaATTAATGCTAAAGTATTACTTAGCTAAGTTAAATGTGTTTGTACTTTAGAACTCAACCTAGAAACTCTAAGATAATAAGATCTCTGTACTTCTATTATatagaaaatgtattattttcctggtgatttgtaagaaaaaaaaatctatgactCTGTAATACATCTGCACAATGCTTACAGAAGAGTGATTTTCATGAAGCAAAATCTAAAATGTATCCATGCTGATCAAAGACAACATGAGCAAATAAATCTCTATCCACTT
Above is a genomic segment from Megalobrama amblycephala isolate DHTTF-2021 linkage group LG14, ASM1881202v1, whole genome shotgun sequence containing:
- the LOC125244523 gene encoding endonuclease domain-containing 1 protein-like; protein product: MFLVCLLICVVLRAFSAQAKVVETFAECKEFFYDDKEPVGMDQNAKKICQKLVKGGFYYATLYSVHHRIPLYSAYTLGADCKNEKENIWRIEPQVCASLSNKRLSLAILALHYIRSSAISDTNIDYMVPENDPTIDKNIIKVNQSMSSDYKENNVNNDIKYDRGHLNPNCFQYKEGRKATFTLTNAAPMVPRFNRVHWCKWETTLKRFLKQLNIDGKAYIVTGTVPSANVRIPKDSKRVTVPSHVWTAVCYYHSNDDTKSFSFGYIGQNHPIDNIKLMSVSALNVQVSQLYTTLMQTAQSVRIFHNDCFEDHYNNFKETLNNAFHKSRKRERDSEYEEFRKRYASEQSDVESLLVPEKQKPAADGCLDDTECCDSCQSDEGDEPYKYGEKKVCGYTDNNNKNRHECCTSDDCFSAVNEKTCKPEHPCGYYGEKYLWCYTTDSSWYDSWDYCCTDCSQ